One window from the genome of Danaus plexippus chromosome 3 unlocalized genomic scaffold, MEX_DaPlex mxdp_30, whole genome shotgun sequence encodes:
- the LOC116769239 gene encoding neuronal membrane glycoprotein M6-a, which translates to MGDSCQACLTRVPHATLIATIMCCLGVGVFCGTMYRGSSLSILMFDEVFHFRLMWIDALQMIFIVGSACMAALGFMLLCLGCLTTGATRQKVYRAWRARVGGRISCAVFMIITYILTFIWLILLGFLVITTFLFTIFWALCSKPKNIELSTCIDFTQFDFMFPSSVRQEDMKICEAHKIKLFCKDYVEKAEFMFILAMVSCLLVILSLVHYLMCLSANYAHIRDHEKFQELQELQYLTNPDLHASKDRF; encoded by the coding sequence ATGGGTGATTCGTGTCAAGCATGTCTTACAAGAGTTCCTCACGCTACCCTTATAGCTACAATAATGTGCTGTTTGGGCGTGGGAGTCTTCTGTGGTACTATGTATCGAGGATCTTCTTTATCAATTTTGATGTTTGACGAAGTTTTCCACTTTCGATTGATGTGGATAGATGCTCtacaaatgatatttattgtgGGCAGTGCTTGTATGGCGGCTCTgggttttatgttattatgcCTCGGATGCCTCACAACTGGTGCTACGCGACAGAAAGTATACCGCGCCTGGAGAGCAAGAGTCGGCGGTCGTATATCTTGTGCCGTCTTTATGATTATAACttacattttaacttttatctgGCTAATACTACTGGGTTTCTTAGTCATAACAACTTTCCTGTTCACAATATTCTGGGCATTGTGTTCTAAGCCGAAAAACATTGAACTATCCACCTGCATTGATTTCACACAATTTGATTTCATGTTTCCTTCATCTGTTCGCCAAGAggatatgaaaatatgtgAAGCACATAAAATAAAGCTGTTCTGTAAAGATTATGTGGAAAAAGCAGAATTTATGTTCATCCTTGCTATGGTGTCCTGTCTGCTGGTTATACTGAGTttagtacattatttaatgtgtttatCTGCCAACTATGCCCACATCCGAGATCATGAGAAGTTCCAGGAGCTGCAAGAGCTGCAATACCTCACCAACCCAGACCTGCACGCCTCTAAAGACAGGTTCTAG